The following proteins come from a genomic window of Flavobacteriaceae bacterium MAR_2010_188:
- a CDS encoding Aryl-phospho-beta-D-glucosidase BglC, GH1 family gives MFFVFNCEEKHPANAEKIEKQDSVLPFFQTKGKQIIDPKGNPIILKGTNLGHWLMPEGYMFKMEQVNSPRKIDELLYELIGPDSLTSFWNGFLENYITQADIKYLKRIGSNHVRVPFHYKLFTQDLYLGKRNAGFEYLDKVVEWCKEEDLYVLLDMHAAPGGQTGDNIDDSYGYPYLLKSKSSQDLMTEIWAEIAEHYKDDPTILGYDIVNEPVAHYFNDQLPELNHELFLLYKRIINEVRQVDPRHTIFLNGSVWSGNFDVFEEMIDDNIVYEFHKYWFEVNQESVQYYLDFSEKNQVPIYIGETGENTDEWVKDFRSLLDNNDISWCFWPYKKMNNTSGIMNFEEPKNYSAITDYAKSDRSSYAKLRENRPNVQKVQEALNQFVMNCNYINCFENVGYVEALGFTTDSISNK, from the coding sequence ATGTTCTTCGTCTTCAACTGCGAAGAAAAGCATCCTGCCAATGCGGAAAAGATAGAAAAACAGGATTCAGTTTTACCCTTCTTTCAAACTAAAGGAAAGCAAATCATTGACCCAAAAGGGAACCCAATCATTTTAAAAGGAACTAATTTGGGACATTGGTTAATGCCCGAAGGTTATATGTTTAAGATGGAACAAGTCAATTCTCCCCGGAAAATAGATGAGCTACTTTACGAATTAATCGGACCAGATAGTTTAACCAGCTTTTGGAATGGTTTTCTGGAAAACTACATCACCCAAGCAGACATAAAATATTTAAAAAGGATAGGAAGTAATCATGTGAGAGTTCCATTTCACTATAAATTATTTACACAAGATCTTTATTTAGGCAAGAGAAATGCTGGTTTTGAATATTTGGATAAAGTAGTTGAATGGTGCAAAGAAGAAGACCTTTATGTTCTGTTGGATATGCACGCTGCACCTGGAGGACAAACCGGCGATAACATTGATGATAGCTACGGATATCCCTATCTTCTAAAAAGTAAATCCAGTCAGGATTTGATGACCGAGATTTGGGCGGAAATTGCCGAGCACTACAAGGACGACCCCACAATTTTGGGTTACGATATTGTAAACGAGCCAGTAGCACATTATTTTAACGATCAATTGCCAGAACTAAACCACGAGCTTTTTCTACTCTATAAACGGATTATAAATGAAGTAAGGCAAGTGGACCCGAGACATACCATATTCCTGAACGGCTCAGTTTGGAGTGGAAATTTTGATGTCTTTGAAGAAATGATCGATGATAACATCGTTTATGAATTCCATAAATATTGGTTTGAGGTCAATCAAGAGTCTGTACAATATTATCTAGATTTCAGCGAAAAGAATCAAGTACCGATATATATAGGAGAGACTGGTGAAAACACTGATGAGTGGGTAAAAGATTTTAGATCGCTACTTGATAATAATGATATTAGCTGGTGTTTTTGGCCATACAAAAAAATGAATAATACCAGCGGTATAATGAATTTTGAAGAGCCCAAAAACTATTCCGCAATTACTGATTACGCGAAGTCCGATAGAAGTTCTTATGCTAAACTACGGGAAAATAGGCCCAATGTTCAAAAAGTCCAGGAAGCACTAAATCAATTTGTAATGAATTGTAACTATATTAATTGTTTCGAAAATGTAGGGTATGTCGAAGCTCTCGGATTTACAACTGATTCAATCTCCAATAAATAA
- a CDS encoding Peptidase family M49: MKHLILLFSISLIFSCIEEKKEVENNEQPEIEHTEMENNLNKYVRVKLTASLDSLSDNQRKMIPILIKAADKMNDLFWYETYGNKDSLINTLADDDTKKYVMINYGPWDRLDGNAPFVEGVGPKPAGANFYPSDMTKEEFEAASITDKESIYNFIRRDSLGKLYSIPYHVQFENEVKEVSDLLIEASKLADDAGFKKYLELRAQAMLNDKYQESDLAWMDMKDNDIDVVIGPIETYEDQLFGNKAAHEGYVLIKDQEWSQRLAKFSAYLPELQKGLPVEEKYKKETPGTDSDLNAYDVVYYAGDCNSGSKTIAINLPNDEEVQLKKGTRRLQLKNAMRAKFDKIMIPIADVLIEESQRQHITFDAFFENTMFHEVAHGLGIKNTINNKGTVRNSLKEHGSALEEGKADILGLYMIQQVSQKGELTSDLKNNMVTFMAGIFRSVRFGASSAHGKANMIRFNFFKEQGAFTRNEDGTYKVNFEKMQSAMEALSKEILTLQGNGDYDGVAKLVSEKGLISAELQSDLDRLTEADIPVDVIFEQGVDVLGL; this comes from the coding sequence ATGAAGCACTTGATTTTACTTTTTTCGATATCTCTTATTTTTTCTTGTATCGAAGAAAAAAAAGAGGTTGAGAATAATGAGCAGCCCGAAATAGAACACACCGAAATGGAAAACAATTTAAATAAATATGTTCGTGTAAAACTAACCGCAAGTCTCGATAGCCTCTCGGATAATCAAAGAAAAATGATTCCGATTTTAATTAAGGCGGCAGATAAGATGAATGATTTATTCTGGTATGAAACTTACGGCAATAAAGACAGCCTTATCAATACTTTAGCCGACGATGACACGAAAAAATATGTAATGATAAATTATGGTCCATGGGATAGGTTAGATGGTAACGCCCCTTTTGTTGAAGGAGTTGGTCCCAAGCCAGCGGGAGCTAATTTTTACCCGTCCGATATGACCAAGGAAGAATTTGAAGCCGCATCCATTACCGATAAAGAGAGTATTTATAATTTTATCAGACGGGATAGTCTTGGCAAGCTATATTCTATTCCATATCATGTTCAATTTGAAAATGAGGTAAAGGAAGTTTCCGATTTATTAATTGAAGCTTCAAAACTGGCGGATGATGCTGGCTTCAAAAAGTACTTGGAGTTACGCGCACAAGCCATGTTAAATGACAAGTATCAAGAAAGTGATTTGGCATGGATGGATATGAAGGATAACGACATTGACGTAGTTATAGGTCCTATTGAAACTTATGAAGACCAATTGTTTGGCAATAAAGCAGCGCATGAAGGATACGTCTTAATAAAGGACCAAGAATGGAGCCAACGTCTGGCTAAGTTTAGCGCTTACTTACCAGAACTTCAAAAAGGTCTTCCGGTTGAAGAAAAGTATAAAAAGGAAACTCCGGGAACAGATAGCGACCTTAATGCTTATGATGTAGTTTACTATGCAGGCGATTGTAATTCTGGCAGTAAGACCATTGCGATAAATCTTCCAAATGACGAAGAAGTTCAACTGAAGAAAGGAACGAGACGACTTCAACTTAAAAATGCAATGAGAGCTAAGTTTGATAAAATCATGATCCCAATCGCGGATGTTTTAATAGAGGAAAGTCAACGCCAACATATTACGTTTGATGCGTTTTTTGAAAACACCATGTTTCATGAAGTCGCTCACGGTTTAGGAATAAAAAACACTATCAACAATAAAGGAACGGTAAGAAATTCCTTAAAAGAACACGGAAGCGCATTAGAAGAAGGCAAAGCAGACATTCTTGGTCTTTATATGATTCAACAAGTGAGTCAAAAAGGCGAACTTACATCTGACCTTAAAAATAATATGGTAACCTTTATGGCGGGCATCTTTAGATCAGTTCGGTTTGGCGCTTCTAGCGCGCACGGAAAGGCCAATATGATTAGATTTAACTTCTTTAAAGAACAAGGAGCTTTCACCCGAAATGAAGATGGGACCTACAAAGTTAATTTTGAAAAAATGCAATCCGCTATGGAAGCGCTTTCAAAAGAAATCTTGACCCTTCAAGGTAATGGCGACTACGATGGTGTTGCAAAACTTGTTTCTGAAAAAGGATTGATTTCAGCTGAATTACAATCAGATTTAGATAGACTTACCGAAGCAGACATTCCGGTAGATGTTATCTTTGAGCAAGGCGTAGACGTGCTAGGGCTTTAA
- a CDS encoding Por secretion system C-terminal sorting domain-containing protein codes for MKITLPLFILLLSITAFSQIQVLTTNVDTNDLVYDPITDRIYASIPGSNGVNGNSIGAINPNTSTLVYTVPMGNEPTVLALSDDGQYIYSGFSGESTVRRFIVATKTAGIQVNLGSDATNGALFAEDIEVVPGLATSFVVSRYSKTSGTTHEGIALYDGSTMRPNTTSDAAGSKTIEFSGNGTLFSYNTSTELIGEITVDANGVSATTGLAGILSGDVDFTIHEEILYASDGTVVDVSGTPTVIGQFPAANGPGMYDENFDLVVYASYDDAGVITFKRYNPTTFALVDDTDITQATGSVGNITICGEGCYSFNTSDNKVVIVRNLVLGAKEFMVEPQISMYPNPAKDFFTIKSNRQIKSLSIIDINGRIVSNVSYQTENIDVRNLSQGLYIVKVVDSNDAAFTEKLIIR; via the coding sequence ATGAAAATAACTTTACCCCTATTTATCCTTTTACTTAGCATCACAGCCTTCTCACAGATTCAGGTACTTACCACTAATGTGGATACTAACGATTTGGTTTACGACCCAATTACTGACCGTATATATGCGAGCATACCCGGCAGCAACGGGGTAAATGGTAATAGTATTGGTGCCATTAATCCAAATACTTCAACTTTGGTCTATACGGTTCCGATGGGAAATGAGCCTACTGTTTTGGCTCTATCTGATGATGGTCAGTATATCTATTCAGGTTTTTCAGGAGAATCGACCGTTAGAAGATTTATTGTAGCTACAAAAACGGCTGGAATTCAAGTTAACCTAGGTTCTGACGCAACTAATGGCGCTTTGTTTGCTGAAGATATTGAGGTCGTTCCCGGATTAGCTACGAGCTTTGTTGTTTCACGTTATAGCAAAACCTCAGGCACTACCCACGAAGGGATTGCACTTTACGATGGCTCAACTATGAGACCAAATACAACCAGCGATGCAGCTGGCAGCAAAACCATTGAGTTTTCTGGCAATGGCACGTTATTTAGCTACAACACTTCAACGGAGTTGATAGGTGAAATTACCGTCGATGCCAATGGCGTAAGCGCTACAACTGGTTTAGCTGGAATATTAAGTGGCGATGTAGATTTTACAATTCATGAAGAGATTTTATATGCCTCTGATGGTACTGTGGTTGATGTATCTGGAACACCTACGGTAATAGGTCAATTTCCTGCCGCCAATGGTCCTGGGATGTACGATGAAAATTTTGATCTGGTGGTTTACGCAAGTTATGATGACGCTGGTGTAATTACCTTTAAACGATATAACCCAACAACTTTTGCATTGGTAGACGATACCGATATTACACAAGCCACCGGAAGCGTTGGAAATATCACAATATGTGGTGAAGGATGTTATTCTTTTAATACTTCGGATAATAAGGTAGTGATTGTAAGAAATCTTGTTTTAGGAGCGAAAGAGTTTATGGTAGAGCCACAAATTAGTATGTATCCTAATCCTGCGAAAGACTTTTTTACAATTAAATCCAACAGACAAATAAAATCGCTGAGCATCATTGATATCAACGGAAGAATTGTTTCTAACGTTTCTTATCAGACAGAGAACATAGATGTTAGAAATCTTAGCCAAGGACTCTATATCGTTAAAGTGGTCGATTCTAATGACGCAGCTTTTACCGAGAAGTTGATTATAAGATAA